The following proteins come from a genomic window of Winogradskyella sp. PC-19:
- a CDS encoding AMP-dependent synthetase/ligase — translation MTEIKRLFDFPYHQLKHNPNDSALVTKYDGKWTPMSTQEYLDKANAISRALLRMGVQKGDKIALISSTNRTEWNIMDIGTLQVGATNVPIYPTICAEDYEYVLNHSESTYCFVSDAEVLEKVNKIKAKTQLKEVYSFNQIDGCKHYSELFELGKDDSNQSEVEARKDKVKSEDLATIIYTSGTTGKPKGVMLSHWNITSNVLASSPRVPLPETGGTRVLSFLPICHIFERVLIYVYQYAGTSIYFAEALDKIGDNAKEIKPNLMSVVPRLLEKVFDKIMLKGEDLTGIKKALFFWAVRLGEKWEPYGANGAFYEFKLKIANKLIFSKWRDALGGNLYTMVSGSAALQPRLARVFGAAGMRVMEGYGLTETSPVVSVGLYKDNMYQVGTVGKPIPDVEVKIADDGELLIKGPNVMMGYYKDPEKTASVMTDDYFHTGDKGEITHDGFLKITGRKKEMFKTSGGKYVIPTLLENDLKQSLFIEQVMVVGEGEKMPGAIIQPNFEFIKDWIEHKGHEIGTSESEIASSEIVIKRIQKEVDKYNKNFGKWEQIKRFELTPTVWSIDNGELTPTMKMKRNVIKEMYNHLYEKIYRP, via the coding sequence ATGACAGAAATAAAACGACTTTTTGATTTTCCGTACCACCAATTAAAGCATAATCCAAATGATAGCGCCTTGGTAACTAAATATGATGGAAAATGGACACCTATGTCTACACAAGAATATTTAGATAAGGCAAATGCGATAAGTCGTGCACTTTTGAGAATGGGAGTTCAAAAAGGTGATAAAATTGCCTTAATTTCTTCAACAAATCGTACCGAATGGAATATCATGGATATAGGTACATTACAAGTTGGTGCTACCAATGTACCAATTTATCCTACTATTTGTGCAGAAGATTATGAATATGTCTTAAATCATAGTGAATCTACATATTGCTTTGTATCTGATGCCGAAGTATTAGAAAAAGTAAATAAAATAAAAGCAAAAACTCAGCTTAAAGAAGTATATTCTTTTAACCAAATCGATGGGTGTAAGCATTACTCAGAATTATTTGAACTTGGAAAAGACGACAGTAACCAATCTGAGGTTGAAGCCCGTAAAGATAAAGTTAAATCTGAAGATTTAGCAACTATCATTTATACTTCTGGTACTACAGGAAAACCAAAAGGTGTTATGTTGAGCCACTGGAATATTACAAGTAATGTATTAGCAAGTTCACCTAGAGTACCTCTTCCAGAAACTGGAGGAACACGTGTATTAAGCTTTTTGCCTATTTGCCACATTTTTGAGCGTGTCCTAATTTATGTATACCAGTATGCTGGTACATCAATTTATTTTGCTGAAGCTTTAGATAAAATCGGCGACAACGCTAAAGAAATAAAACCTAACCTTATGAGTGTTGTACCTAGACTACTTGAAAAGGTTTTTGACAAAATAATGCTTAAAGGCGAAGACCTAACTGGTATAAAAAAAGCATTATTCTTTTGGGCTGTAAGACTAGGTGAAAAATGGGAACCTTACGGCGCCAATGGTGCTTTTTATGAATTTAAATTAAAGATAGCAAACAAACTTATCTTTAGTAAATGGAGAGACGCTTTAGGCGGAAATCTATACACTATGGTATCCGGAAGTGCAGCGCTTCAACCACGATTAGCTAGAGTCTTTGGAGCAGCTGGCATGAGAGTCATGGAAGGTTATGGGCTAACAGAAACCTCACCTGTCGTTTCCGTAGGATTATACAAGGACAATATGTACCAAGTAGGTACTGTAGGTAAACCAATACCAGATGTTGAAGTTAAAATTGCAGATGACGGAGAACTTTTAATAAAAGGGCCAAATGTAATGATGGGTTATTATAAAGACCCTGAAAAAACGGCTTCAGTAATGACTGACGATTATTTTCATACTGGAGATAAAGGAGAAATCACCCATGACGGATTCTTAAAAATTACTGGACGTAAAAAAGAAATGTTTAAAACTTCTGGAGGAAAATATGTCATTCCGACACTTCTAGAAAATGACCTTAAACAATCTTTATTTATAGAACAAGTTATGGTTGTCGGTGAAGGCGAAAAAATGCCGGGTGCAATCATTCAGCCTAACTTTGAGTTTATAAAAGACTGGATAGAACATAAAGGTCACGAAATTGGTACATCTGAAAGTGAGATTGCATCTTCAGAAATTGTAATAAAACGCATTCAAAAAGAAGTCGATAAATACAATAAAAACTTTGGGAAATGGGAACAAATAAAACGTTTTGAGCTCACACCTACTGTTTGGTCTATTGATAACGGTGAATTAACACCGACTATGAAAATGAAAAGAAACGTGATTAAAGAGATGTATAATCATCTCTATGAAAAAATTTATAGACCTTAA
- a CDS encoding MarR family winged helix-turn-helix transcriptional regulator has protein sequence MKDKTIDYVLRTTWLAINKMYNEEAAQFGVTMATGFALLSIDPEEGTPSTSLGPKMGMEATSLSRTLKTMEEKGLIVRKPNPEDGRGVLIHLTDFGKEKRNYSRDRVLTFNNAIRENASEEELLGFYKVAEVINRMISNKKIYNQKETILK, from the coding sequence TTGAAAGACAAAACTATAGACTATGTATTGAGAACAACTTGGTTGGCTATCAATAAAATGTATAACGAAGAAGCTGCGCAATTTGGTGTTACCATGGCTACAGGCTTTGCTTTGTTAAGTATAGATCCAGAAGAAGGAACACCTTCTACTTCTTTAGGTCCTAAAATGGGTATGGAAGCAACTAGCCTTTCACGAACACTTAAGACTATGGAAGAAAAAGGTCTCATCGTACGTAAACCAAATCCCGAAGATGGTCGTGGTGTACTAATCCATTTAACCGATTTCGGTAAAGAAAAACGAAACTATTCTCGTGATCGCGTTTTGACATTCAATAATGCAATAAGAGAAAATGCTTCTGAAGAAGAGTTATTAGGCTTCTACAAAGTCGCAGAGGTTATCAATCGCATGATTTCAAATAAAAAAATATACAATCAAAAAGAAACAATTCTAAAATAA
- a CDS encoding 3-hydroxyacyl-CoA dehydrogenase/enoyl-CoA hydratase family protein: protein MSKRRINKIAIIGSGIMGSGIACHFANIGVDVLLLDIVPRELNDKEKAKGLTLEDKIVRNRLVNDALTASLKSKPSPIYKQSFAKRITTGNLEDDIAKVAHVDWIMEVVVERLDIKQQVFEKLEKHRTPGTLITSNTSGIPIKFMNEGRSEDFQKHFCGTHFFNPARYLKLFEIIPGPKTDASVLKFLNGYGEQFLGKTSVIAKDTPAFIGNRVGIFSIMSLFHTVKEIDLTIEEVDKLSGPVIGRPKSATFRTVDVVGLDTLVHVANGIADNCKDDERLELFKLPDFINTMMENKWLGSKTGQGFYKKNVSADGKKEILSLDLNTLEYREKKRAKFATLELTKTIDKVADRFKVLVKGKDKAGEFYRKSFSALFAYVSNRIPEISDELYKIDDAMKAGFGWEHGPFQIWDAIGVEKGIEMMQAEGLKPADWVADMLESGSDSFYSIKDGATYFYDIPKKEQEKVPGQDAFIILDNIRKTTEVFSNSGVSIQDLGDGILNVEFQSKMNTIGGDVLAGINKGIDLAEKDFAGLIVGNQGPNFSVGANIGMIFMMAAEQEYDELNMAIKYFQDTMMRMRYSSIPTISAPHGMALGGGCEISLHADKIVAAAETYMGLVEFGVGVIPGGGGSKEMALRASDTFRKGDVQLNTLQEYFLTIGMAKVSTSAYEAFDLGLMQQGKDFVVVNKDRQIATAKAHAKLMADAGYTQPVKRNDVLVLGKQALSMFMVGTDSMQDSKYISEHDRKIANKLGYVMAGGDLSEPTRVSEQYLLDIEREAFLSLCTERKTLERIQHMLTKGKPLRN from the coding sequence ATGAGTAAACGTAGAATTAATAAAATAGCAATTATTGGCTCTGGTATAATGGGTAGCGGTATTGCTTGTCATTTTGCCAATATTGGTGTTGATGTCTTGTTATTAGACATTGTACCAAGAGAATTAAACGACAAAGAAAAAGCCAAAGGCTTAACTCTTGAAGACAAAATAGTCAGAAACAGGTTAGTAAACGATGCTCTAACAGCGTCTTTGAAGTCAAAACCTTCTCCTATTTATAAACAGTCTTTCGCAAAACGAATTACCACTGGTAATTTAGAAGATGATATTGCAAAAGTTGCTCATGTCGATTGGATTATGGAAGTTGTTGTTGAGAGATTAGATATCAAGCAACAAGTTTTTGAAAAACTTGAGAAACATAGAACTCCAGGCACACTAATAACATCAAATACCTCTGGTATTCCTATTAAGTTTATGAATGAAGGACGAAGTGAAGATTTCCAGAAACACTTCTGTGGTACACACTTCTTTAACCCTGCGCGTTACTTAAAATTATTCGAAATCATTCCAGGACCAAAAACAGATGCTTCGGTTTTAAAATTCTTAAATGGATATGGAGAACAATTCTTAGGAAAAACATCTGTAATTGCTAAAGATACACCTGCATTTATTGGAAACCGTGTTGGTATTTTCTCAATCATGAGTTTATTCCATACCGTAAAGGAAATTGATTTAACCATCGAAGAAGTTGATAAATTATCTGGCCCAGTAATTGGTCGTCCAAAATCAGCAACTTTTAGAACAGTTGATGTCGTTGGTTTAGATACGTTAGTTCATGTGGCTAATGGTATTGCAGACAATTGTAAAGATGACGAACGCTTAGAGCTTTTCAAACTTCCAGATTTCATCAATACTATGATGGAAAATAAATGGTTAGGAAGTAAAACTGGGCAAGGTTTTTACAAAAAAAATGTTTCTGCAGATGGTAAAAAAGAAATTTTAAGTCTTGATTTAAACACTTTAGAATATAGAGAAAAGAAACGTGCAAAATTTGCAACGTTAGAATTGACTAAAACTATTGATAAAGTTGCAGACCGTTTCAAAGTATTGGTAAAAGGAAAAGATAAAGCAGGAGAATTCTATAGAAAAAGTTTTTCGGCATTATTTGCTTACGTATCTAACCGTATTCCTGAAATATCAGATGAATTATATAAAATTGATGATGCTATGAAAGCTGGATTTGGTTGGGAACATGGTCCTTTCCAAATTTGGGACGCCATTGGTGTTGAAAAAGGAATTGAAATGATGCAAGCCGAAGGTTTAAAACCTGCTGATTGGGTTGCAGATATGCTAGAATCTGGAAGCGATAGCTTCTACTCTATCAAAGACGGTGCAACATACTTCTATGATATTCCAAAGAAAGAACAAGAAAAAGTTCCTGGACAGGATGCGTTTATAATTTTAGATAATATTAGAAAAACAACAGAAGTATTTAGTAATTCTGGAGTTTCAATTCAAGATTTAGGTGATGGTATTCTTAATGTAGAATTCCAATCTAAGATGAATACTATTGGTGGTGATGTTCTAGCAGGTATTAATAAAGGTATTGATTTAGCAGAAAAAGATTTTGCTGGATTAATCGTAGGTAATCAAGGTCCAAATTTCTCAGTTGGCGCAAACATCGGAATGATATTCATGATGGCTGCAGAGCAAGAATATGACGAGCTTAATATGGCTATCAAATACTTCCAAGACACAATGATGCGTATGCGTTATTCTTCAATACCAACAATTTCTGCACCTCACGGTATGGCACTTGGTGGTGGTTGCGAAATTTCATTACACGCAGATAAAATTGTTGCTGCAGCAGAAACTTACATGGGACTTGTAGAGTTTGGTGTTGGTGTGATTCCTGGTGGTGGAGGCTCTAAGGAAATGGCCTTAAGAGCATCAGACACTTTCAGAAAAGGTGATGTTCAATTAAATACACTGCAAGAATACTTCCTAACTATTGGTATGGCTAAAGTGTCTACCTCTGCATACGAAGCTTTTGATTTAGGTTTAATGCAACAAGGAAAAGATTTTGTTGTGGTTAATAAAGACCGTCAAATAGCAACAGCAAAGGCACACGCAAAACTAATGGCTGATGCTGGATACACGCAACCAGTAAAACGAAATGATGTTTTAGTATTAGGAAAGCAAGCACTAAGTATGTTTATGGTTGGTACAGATTCTATGCAAGACAGTAAATACATTAGCGAACACGACCGTAAAATTGCAAATAAATTAGGTTATGTAATGGCTGGAGGAGATTTGTCTGAACCAACTAGAGTATCTGAACAATACCTATTGGATATTGAAAGAGAAGCTTTCTTGAGTTTATGTACAGAACGTAAAACATTAGAGAGAATCCAACACATGCTAACAAAAGGTAAACCTTTAAGAAACTAA
- a CDS encoding acetyl-CoA C-acyltransferase: MKTAYIVKAYRTAVGKAPKGVFRFKRTDELAAETIKHMMKELPNLDPKRIDDVIVGNAMPEGSQGLNMARLISLMGLEVIDVPGVTVNRFCSSGVETIGMATAKIQAGMADCIIAGGAESMSSVPMTGFKPELNYDAIVKTGNEDYYWGMGNTAEAVANQFNVSREDQDEFAYKSHMKALRAQAENRFQDQIVPINVEQTYIDANGKKATKSYTVTKDEGPRKGTSKEALAKLRAVFAAGGSVTAGNSSQMSDGAAFVMVMSEDMVKELNLEPVARMVNYAAAGVEPRIMGIGPVKAIPKALKQAGLKQDDLSLIELNEAFASQSLAVIRELDLNLDIINVNGGAIALGHPLGCTGAKLSVQLFDEMRKQNMQGKYGAVTMCVGTGQGACGLFEFLN, translated from the coding sequence ATGAAAACAGCATATATAGTGAAAGCATATAGAACCGCAGTTGGTAAAGCACCAAAAGGCGTGTTCCGTTTTAAAAGAACAGATGAGTTGGCAGCAGAAACCATCAAACATATGATGAAAGAGCTACCAAATTTAGATCCAAAACGTATTGACGATGTTATTGTTGGTAATGCAATGCCAGAAGGTTCTCAAGGATTAAATATGGCGCGTTTAATCTCTTTAATGGGATTAGAAGTTATTGATGTTCCTGGTGTAACCGTAAACCGTTTTTGCTCTTCTGGAGTTGAAACAATCGGTATGGCTACAGCAAAAATACAAGCTGGCATGGCAGATTGTATCATCGCTGGTGGTGCAGAAAGTATGAGTAGCGTTCCAATGACAGGTTTTAAACCAGAATTGAATTACGATGCTATTGTAAAAACTGGTAACGAAGATTATTATTGGGGAATGGGTAATACTGCTGAAGCAGTTGCAAATCAATTCAATGTATCTCGTGAAGACCAAGATGAGTTTGCATACAAATCACACATGAAAGCGTTACGCGCACAAGCCGAAAACCGTTTTCAAGACCAAATTGTACCAATAAATGTTGAACAAACTTACATTGATGCGAACGGAAAGAAAGCGACAAAATCATATACCGTAACTAAAGACGAAGGTCCAAGAAAAGGGACCAGTAAAGAAGCATTAGCTAAACTAAGGGCTGTTTTTGCAGCTGGCGGAAGTGTTACTGCAGGTAACTCATCACAAATGAGTGATGGTGCAGCATTCGTAATGGTTATGAGCGAAGACATGGTTAAGGAGTTAAACTTAGAGCCAGTTGCACGTATGGTAAACTATGCTGCTGCAGGTGTTGAACCTCGTATTATGGGTATTGGTCCAGTAAAAGCTATTCCCAAAGCACTGAAACAAGCTGGTCTAAAACAAGATGATTTATCATTAATTGAATTGAATGAAGCCTTCGCTTCTCAATCTCTTGCTGTTATTAGAGAATTAGACTTAAATCTGGATATCATTAACGTTAATGGTGGCGCAATTGCTCTTGGTCATCCACTAGGATGTACTGGCGCTAAATTGTCAGTGCAATTATTTGACGAAATGCGTAAACAAAATATGCAAGGTAAATATGGTGCAGTTACCATGTGTGTAGGTACTGGTCAAGGTGCTTGTGGCCTATTTGAATTTTTAAATTAA
- a CDS encoding acyl-CoA dehydrogenase family protein, giving the protein MEATQEKELLRGGQFLVKETKCEDVFTPEDFSEEQNMMKEAVMEFNEREIIAHKPRFEAKDYALTEEVMRKAGELGFLGVAVPEAYGGLGMGFVSTCLTCDYISSGTGSFSTAFGAHTGIGTMPITLYGTEAQKQKYVPKLASGEQFGAYCLTEPGAGSDANSGKTTAELTADGKSYKINGQKMWISNAGFCSVMIVFARIEDDKNITGFIVEYDGDNPNGITLGEEEHKLGIRASSTRQVFFNDTVVPVENMLAGRGEGFKIAMNALNVGRIKLAAACLDSQRRIITTGVEYATERKQFKTPIADFGAIKMKLAKMATDAYAGESATYRAAKNIEDRIALREAAGNTHQEAELKGVEEYAIECSILKVAVSEDVQNCADEGIQIFGGMGFSEETPMEAAWRDARIARIYEGTNEINRMLSVGMLVKKAMKGHVDLLGPAQAVQSELMGIPSFETPDYSELFSEEKAMIAKLKKVFLMVAGAAVQKFGPEMEKHQQLLIAASDILIEIYMAESTILRTEKNAKRTSEKEQSVQIAMSKLYLYNAVNIIEDKGKESIISFAEGDEQRMMLMGLKRFTKYTNYPDIVDLRNEIAEKVKAENKYCF; this is encoded by the coding sequence ATGGAAGCAACTCAAGAAAAAGAATTACTAAGAGGCGGACAGTTCTTAGTAAAAGAAACAAAATGCGAAGACGTATTTACTCCTGAAGATTTTTCAGAAGAACAGAATATGATGAAAGAAGCGGTGATGGAATTCAACGAGCGTGAAATCATTGCACACAAACCAAGATTTGAAGCTAAAGATTATGCATTAACTGAAGAAGTTATGCGCAAAGCCGGAGAATTAGGATTCTTAGGTGTAGCAGTTCCTGAAGCTTATGGTGGATTAGGAATGGGATTTGTTTCTACCTGCTTAACCTGTGATTATATTTCTTCTGGAACAGGTTCTTTTAGTACTGCTTTTGGAGCGCATACAGGAATTGGCACTATGCCAATAACATTATATGGAACTGAAGCTCAAAAACAAAAATACGTACCTAAATTGGCTTCTGGTGAGCAGTTTGGTGCTTATTGTTTAACTGAACCGGGTGCAGGTTCGGATGCTAATTCTGGTAAGACAACTGCTGAGTTAACTGCAGATGGAAAGTCTTATAAAATTAACGGACAGAAAATGTGGATATCCAATGCAGGTTTCTGTAGTGTGATGATAGTTTTTGCTCGTATAGAAGATGACAAAAATATTACTGGTTTCATCGTTGAATATGATGGAGATAATCCAAACGGAATTACTTTAGGAGAAGAAGAACACAAATTAGGTATTAGAGCAAGTTCTACACGTCAAGTATTCTTTAACGATACTGTTGTACCTGTAGAAAATATGTTAGCAGGTCGTGGCGAAGGTTTTAAAATTGCAATGAATGCTTTAAATGTTGGACGTATTAAATTAGCGGCTGCGTGTTTAGATTCTCAAAGACGTATAATCACTACTGGTGTAGAATATGCTACGGAAAGAAAACAATTTAAAACACCTATCGCTGATTTTGGTGCTATTAAAATGAAATTAGCCAAAATGGCAACAGACGCCTATGCTGGTGAATCTGCAACGTATCGTGCTGCTAAAAATATTGAAGACCGTATCGCTTTACGTGAAGCTGCTGGTAATACTCACCAAGAAGCAGAACTTAAAGGCGTTGAGGAATATGCTATTGAATGTTCCATCTTAAAAGTAGCCGTATCAGAAGACGTACAGAATTGTGCTGACGAAGGTATCCAAATTTTTGGTGGTATGGGATTCTCTGAAGAAACACCTATGGAAGCTGCTTGGAGAGATGCGCGTATAGCACGTATCTACGAAGGAACTAACGAAATTAATAGAATGCTTTCTGTTGGTATGTTAGTGAAGAAAGCAATGAAAGGTCATGTAGATTTATTAGGTCCTGCACAAGCTGTACAAAGTGAACTGATGGGTATTCCTTCTTTTGAAACGCCAGACTATTCAGAGTTATTCTCAGAAGAAAAAGCAATGATTGCGAAACTTAAAAAAGTATTTTTAATGGTTGCAGGTGCTGCGGTTCAAAAATTTGGTCCAGAAATGGAGAAACATCAACAATTATTAATTGCTGCTTCTGATATCTTAATCGAAATATATATGGCAGAATCTACAATTTTAAGAACTGAGAAAAATGCCAAACGTACAAGCGAAAAAGAACAATCCGTACAAATTGCTATGTCTAAATTATATTTATACAATGCTGTAAATATCATTGAAGATAAAGGAAAAGAAAGTATTATTTCTTTTGCAGAAGGCGACGAGCAACGTATGATGTTGATGGGACTTAAACGTTTTACGAAGTATACAAACTATCCAGATATCGTTGATTTACGTAACGAGATTGCTGAAAAAGTAAAAGCAGAAAACAAGTATTGCTTTTAA
- a CDS encoding nuclear transport factor 2 family protein produces MKFRLLILSFFVITTTLAQNTEVHLFDIKNTDGELSLINQRNVSNNEGYDNQPSFYNDNILTYVSTRNNQTDIAKYNIRDKVSSFINSTPNGGEYSPVKIPNSKDVSAVRLDNDGKQRLYRYNFKTREYTELIKDLVVAYYTWYDSNTVVSAVIVDDGLNLFVTDIKTQKSRKYATNVGRSFHKIPNSKLVSFISKEDDKWLIKSLDPLTGEIKTIIQTVPDVEDMCWLIDGSILIPTANRIYKFNPEKDSRFSILKDFEDDNIQNITRITTNEIGTMLALVSEVSPEVIVQKQLDAYNARDIDAFMTTYTKDIKLYNFPNELRSEGQEAMKNSYKGFFESTPDLHCKILYRIVTGNKVIDHELVTANGSTFKAVAVYEVENGLISKVTFIN; encoded by the coding sequence ATGAAATTCAGATTACTAATACTCTCATTTTTTGTTATTACTACTACTCTAGCCCAAAACACAGAAGTTCATCTTTTTGATATTAAAAATACGGATGGCGAATTATCCTTAATCAATCAACGCAATGTGTCAAACAACGAAGGTTACGATAACCAACCTAGTTTTTATAACGATAATATCTTAACCTATGTTTCTACAAGAAATAATCAGACAGATATTGCCAAGTATAACATAAGAGATAAAGTTTCAAGCTTTATAAATAGTACACCAAATGGTGGTGAGTATTCTCCTGTAAAAATTCCAAATTCAAAAGATGTATCTGCTGTACGATTAGATAATGATGGTAAACAACGCTTATATCGTTATAATTTTAAAACAAGAGAATATACTGAACTAATAAAAGACTTAGTTGTAGCCTATTACACATGGTATGATAGTAACACTGTAGTTTCGGCAGTAATAGTAGATGATGGCTTAAATCTATTTGTAACAGATATCAAAACTCAAAAAAGCCGAAAATATGCCACTAATGTAGGGCGCTCGTTTCATAAAATCCCAAATTCTAAATTAGTAAGCTTTATCTCAAAAGAAGATGATAAATGGCTTATAAAATCTTTAGATCCATTAACGGGTGAGATAAAAACAATTATCCAAACAGTACCAGATGTCGAAGACATGTGCTGGCTTATTGATGGTAGTATTTTAATTCCAACAGCGAATAGAATCTACAAATTTAATCCAGAAAAAGATTCTCGGTTTTCGATTCTTAAAGATTTTGAAGATGATAATATCCAGAATATAACGCGTATTACCACAAATGAAATTGGCACGATGCTCGCTTTAGTATCAGAAGTATCACCAGAAGTTATTGTACAAAAACAATTAGACGCTTATAACGCAAGAGATATTGATGCATTTATGACCACTTACACCAAAGACATTAAGCTCTATAACTTTCCGAATGAATTACGTTCTGAAGGTCAAGAAGCTATGAAAAACTCTTACAAAGGCTTTTTTGAGAGCACACCTGATTTACATTGCAAAATATTATACCGTATCGTTACGGGCAATAAAGTCATTGACCATGAATTAGTGACTGCCAATGGCAGCACCTTTAAAGCAGTTGCCGTTTATGAGGTCGAAAATGGTTTGATTAGCAAGGTGACTTTTATAAACTAA
- a CDS encoding M24 family metallopeptidase, translating into MKRFYPLLLLITILIIGCTDSKISSNSEVAEINPETYWGESPWPEIRKERINTLLPNALKNANVDAWLTICRENNNDPMADHIGGENAGGTAVFLFYNDAEGFHSKVFSPSGEATALDDLDIHDEVVSVERGTSAVKMAVDFIKKKDFKAIAVNSSDSNSVADGLSFTQRQNLEDFLGEDTDRLVPSTDVVYEWLSIKLPAEVKILKKAAQLTADWQIEAYKQVVPGKSTDADIAKFLKQKMTEYGVKDGWAPDQNPNVNSGEDRGHSHATDKVIMPGDVIQIDFGIKVYDRWVSDIQRFAYVLEDGETKAPDDILHYWESGKAGNRAALTAMKPGVKGVDVDRVQRVLMEKAGSDYVMWSTGHPVGYVAHDVGPNLGGSQTSHVRPASEKLIKEGMTFAFDGFHAWKLDNGGVKTISVEEMAVVKKDGAEYLIAPQKDLILIGSK; encoded by the coding sequence ATGAAACGATTTTATCCATTATTACTTCTTATTACCATCTTAATTATTGGTTGTACAGATTCAAAAATATCTTCTAACTCTGAAGTTGCTGAAATTAACCCTGAAACGTATTGGGGTGAGAGTCCATGGCCAGAGATTAGAAAGGAGCGCATAAATACATTACTGCCTAATGCTTTAAAAAATGCGAATGTAGATGCATGGTTAACCATTTGTAGAGAAAATAATAATGATCCAATGGCAGACCATATCGGAGGCGAAAATGCTGGTGGTACTGCGGTATTTTTGTTCTATAACGATGCAGAAGGGTTTCACTCCAAAGTATTTTCACCATCTGGTGAAGCCACAGCTTTAGATGATTTAGATATCCATGATGAGGTGGTTTCTGTTGAACGTGGTACGTCTGCTGTAAAAATGGCTGTCGATTTTATTAAGAAAAAAGATTTTAAGGCTATTGCTGTAAATTCCTCTGATAGCAATTCTGTTGCTGATGGTTTATCATTTACGCAACGTCAAAATTTAGAAGATTTTCTTGGCGAAGATACCGACCGTTTGGTGCCATCAACAGATGTTGTTTACGAATGGTTGTCCATAAAACTACCAGCAGAAGTTAAAATTTTAAAGAAAGCAGCACAACTTACTGCCGATTGGCAAATTGAAGCTTATAAACAAGTTGTTCCAGGTAAGTCAACAGACGCTGATATTGCTAAGTTTTTAAAACAAAAAATGACTGAATATGGTGTCAAAGATGGTTGGGCACCAGACCAAAATCCTAATGTAAATTCTGGTGAAGACCGTGGGCATTCGCACGCTACAGATAAAGTGATTATGCCTGGCGATGTGATACAAATAGATTTTGGTATAAAGGTTTATGACCGTTGGGTAAGCGATATACAACGTTTTGCTTATGTATTAGAAGATGGCGAAACTAAAGCACCAGATGATATTTTACATTATTGGGAAAGCGGTAAAGCAGGAAATCGTGCAGCGTTAACTGCTATGAAACCTGGCGTAAAAGGTGTAGATGTCGATAGAGTACAACGTGTATTGATGGAAAAAGCAGGTTCTGATTATGTGATGTGGAGTACAGGACATCCTGTAGGTTATGTGGCGCACGATGTTGGTCCTAATCTTGGAGGCTCACAAACCTCACATGTAAGACCAGCTTCAGAGAAGCTAATTAAAGAAGGTATGACCTTTGCTTTTGATGGTTTCCATGCTTGGAAATTAGACAACGGTGGTGTGAAAACCATTTCGGTAGAGGAGATGGCAGTTGTAAAAAAAGATGGTGCAGAATATTTAATTGCACCACAAAAGGATTTGATTTTGATTGGTTCTAAGTAA